The Synergistaceae bacterium genome has a window encoding:
- a CDS encoding cell envelope biogenesis protein TolA, with amino-acid sequence MAANLAEEIKEVEARSKEIVKEARNEAARMVTEARNQAELRIKEAKQKAFRLFKENTAKAEQEAEEKARTSLEAGRKKSEELAGQYGRKTDGTAQWISEEVISRYGSGGH; translated from the coding sequence ATGGCAGCTAATCTGGCTGAAGAGATCAAGGAGGTTGAGGCCCGTTCGAAGGAGATTGTGAAAGAGGCAAGGAATGAAGCCGCTCGAATGGTGACTGAAGCCCGTAACCAAGCTGAACTCAGGATTAAAGAAGCAAAGCAGAAGGCCTTCAGGCTATTCAAGGAAAACACGGCCAAGGCGGAGCAGGAAGCGGAGGAAAAAGCTAGAACATCCCTTGAAGCCGGTCGAAAGAAGTCCGAAGAACTTGCCGGTCAGTACGGCCGAAAGACGGACGGCACGGCCCAGTGGATTTCAGAAGAGGTGATTTCTCGATATGGCAGTGGAGGGCATTAA
- a CDS encoding 4Fe-4S dicluster domain-containing protein produces MPKKHEVLVNNSWCKGCSLCIHICPKKVLELDEIRQKAVVARQDDCIGCRQCENICPDLAITVKEDVKDA; encoded by the coding sequence TTGCCGAAGAAACACGAGGTTTTGGTCAATAACTCTTGGTGCAAGGGCTGTTCTCTATGCATTCACATCTGCCCGAAAAAGGTGCTGGAACTCGACGAGATCCGTCAGAAGGCCGTCGTTGCAAGGCAGGATGACTGCATAGGATGCAGGCAGTGCGAGAATATATGCCCGGATCTGGCGATTACGGTTAAGGAGGATGTTAAGGATGCCTGA
- a CDS encoding V-type ATPase subunit, whose product MAPAERFAYTVARLRAMSGRLLEDGLIQRMLDCEDLDSALKVLAETTYSSWLAELKGGTDFDRVIEAELLHTYEEVQKFVPDVRLVHLCRLPYDFHNVKVLVKSAILVRDGGERRFDLLTSLGVVPTDSLIMAIESEDYRLLPFGLHRLVPQCLTQWEQTKDILQVENILDAGLFSVLAELAAETGFESSVRWVKGRIDAENIRNLLRLKRMDAEAGYVASFMHEGGWLSTDKLLPILNEPVESWPRILSYSDVSGVFANVQDMSDIGAMLVDMEKVLDEYVSAVLGRAKYEAFAPENVISFLWQKELEAKNLRIALVSVANDTDRSVARRLLRHGR is encoded by the coding sequence ATGGCTCCGGCTGAGCGTTTCGCCTATACGGTTGCGCGACTCCGGGCGATGTCCGGACGTCTTCTCGAGGATGGGCTGATCCAGCGAATGCTGGACTGCGAGGATCTGGATTCGGCCCTTAAAGTCCTTGCCGAGACTACATATTCATCTTGGCTCGCAGAGCTCAAGGGTGGAACGGACTTTGACAGGGTGATCGAAGCCGAGCTTCTGCACACCTACGAGGAGGTGCAGAAGTTCGTCCCCGACGTTCGCCTGGTTCACCTGTGCCGCCTACCCTACGACTTTCACAATGTAAAGGTTCTCGTCAAGAGCGCGATCCTGGTCAGAGATGGCGGAGAGAGGCGTTTTGACCTCTTGACTTCTCTGGGAGTCGTCCCGACGGACAGCCTGATCATGGCCATCGAAAGCGAGGACTACAGGCTTCTGCCGTTCGGGCTGCATCGACTTGTGCCCCAGTGTCTGACCCAGTGGGAACAGACCAAAGATATACTGCAGGTGGAGAACATACTCGATGCGGGGCTGTTCTCCGTTCTAGCGGAGCTGGCGGCGGAGACGGGATTCGAGTCCTCCGTCCGCTGGGTGAAGGGCAGGATCGACGCGGAGAACATACGGAACCTCCTGCGTCTGAAGCGGATGGACGCGGAGGCCGGATATGTCGCTTCCTTCATGCACGAGGGAGGCTGGCTGTCGACGGATAAGCTGTTGCCTATACTGAACGAGCCGGTCGAGAGCTGGCCCCGTATCCTCTCTTACTCCGATGTGTCCGGTGTCTTTGCGAACGTCCAGGATATGTCCGATATCGGCGCCATGCTGGTAGATATGGAAAAAGTGCTGGACGAGTACGTGAGCGCCGTATTGGGCAGAGCCAAGTACGAGGCCTTCGCGCCTGAGAATGTGATTTCCTTCCTGTGGCAGAAGGAGCTCGAGGCAAAGAATCTGCGGATCGCCCTGGTCTCCGTGGCGAACGACACGGACAGGAGCGTAGCGAGGAGGTTGCTTCGTCATGGCCGCTAA
- a CDS encoding V-type ATP synthase subunit K — MELLGVMLAILGAAMAAGWAGAGSAIGVGIAGESGAGVMTEDPGKFGLVLLLQALPGTQGIYGLLIAFFAILKVGLLGGSPVEVNVWQGLGIFFSCLPIAIGGYFSAIAQGKTSAASIQMIAKRPEETGKAVILPAMVETYAVLSLLMSIILLNGITL, encoded by the coding sequence ATGGAACTTCTTGGTGTAATGCTGGCAATCCTTGGTGCGGCAATGGCCGCTGGTTGGGCTGGAGCGGGTTCGGCGATCGGTGTCGGAATTGCAGGCGAGTCGGGCGCGGGCGTCATGACGGAGGATCCCGGCAAGTTCGGTCTCGTCCTTCTGCTTCAGGCCCTTCCCGGCACGCAGGGAATCTACGGGCTTCTGATCGCCTTCTTCGCCATTCTCAAGGTCGGACTGCTCGGCGGTTCGCCAGTGGAAGTCAACGTATGGCAGGGGCTGGGTATCTTCTTCTCATGCCTTCCGATCGCCATTGGAGGATATTTCTCGGCAATAGCTCAGGGCAAGACCTCGGCCGCCAGCATCCAGATGATAGCTAAACGCCCGGAGGAGACGGGAAAAGCAGTCATTCTGCCCGCGATGGTGGAGACCTACGCTGTTCTTTCACTTCTAATGAGCATAATCCTCCTCAACGGAATTACTCTGTAG
- a CDS encoding 2-oxoacid:acceptor oxidoreductase subunit alpha: MPDVAFWQGNEALAYGALAAGCRFFAGYPITPSTEIAEIMAQELPKLNGCFIQMEDEIAGIAATIGGSIAGKKALTATSGPGFSLKQENLGFAYIAEIPIVVVDVMRGGPSTGLPTKAAQQDVMQARWGTHGDHGVICYAPSSVQECYEIAIKAFNAAERYRQPVLIMSDEIIGHMREKVVPPKITPKDLTERKRPVDIPEKFIPYQPDPKDDLPCMASFGDGYTWHITGLTHNEWGFPTNNAEEIEKMMKRLMRKIDRFRDDIVEYETVMTDDAEILVLAYGSVARTSLRAVHEARVRGIKAGFFRPVTLWPFPDKELEKLARKAKTIIVPELNCGQMVLEVERAVRGKAKVVPQNLVNGELFKPEEILTLIEEVA, from the coding sequence ATGCCTGATGTGGCTTTTTGGCAGGGAAACGAGGCGCTAGCCTACGGGGCTTTGGCGGCCGGATGCAGGTTTTTCGCGGGATACCCGATCACCCCTTCGACCGAGATCGCCGAGATAATGGCCCAGGAGCTTCCAAAGCTCAACGGGTGCTTCATACAGATGGAGGATGAGATCGCAGGAATCGCGGCCACGATAGGCGGCTCGATAGCAGGCAAGAAAGCACTTACGGCCACGTCCGGACCCGGATTTTCACTCAAGCAGGAAAACCTCGGCTTCGCTTACATCGCAGAGATCCCCATAGTCGTCGTCGACGTTATGAGAGGAGGACCTTCAACGGGGCTTCCCACCAAAGCCGCCCAGCAGGATGTCATGCAGGCCCGCTGGGGGACTCACGGCGACCACGGGGTTATCTGCTACGCCCCCTCTTCCGTCCAGGAGTGCTACGAGATAGCGATCAAGGCCTTCAATGCGGCCGAGAGGTACCGTCAGCCCGTACTCATAATGAGCGACGAGATCATTGGTCACATGCGGGAGAAGGTCGTCCCTCCCAAGATAACCCCGAAGGATCTGACGGAGAGAAAGCGCCCAGTGGATATCCCCGAGAAGTTCATCCCCTATCAGCCGGACCCCAAGGACGATCTGCCCTGCATGGCCTCGTTCGGAGACGGGTATACCTGGCACATCACCGGGCTGACGCATAACGAGTGGGGCTTCCCTACGAACAACGCCGAAGAGATCGAGAAGATGATGAAGCGCCTGATGCGCAAGATAGATCGCTTCCGCGACGATATAGTCGAGTACGAGACCGTGATGACAGATGACGCGGAGATCCTCGTCCTCGCCTACGGAAGCGTGGCCCGCACCAGCCTGCGCGCAGTTCACGAGGCCCGTGTCAGGGGGATCAAGGCGGGATTTTTCCGTCCTGTGACCCTTTGGCCCTTCCCGGACAAGGAGCTGGAGAAACTGGCCAGGAAGGCAAAGACGATAATCGTGCCCGAGCTTAACTGCGGCCAGATGGTGCTCGAGGTGGAGCGGGCGGTTCGAGGAAAGGCCAAGGTAGTGCCCCAAAACCTCGTGAACGGCGAGCTGTTCAAGCCCGAGGAAATTTTGACCCTCATCGAGGAGGTGGCCTAG
- a CDS encoding V-type ATP synthase subunit A, producing the protein MAAEKIIKGTIEKISGPLVVAKGMLGAGMYDVVRIGDLGLVGEIIELRGDTASIQAYEETSGLMPGEVVVSTGEPLSVELGPGLIEQFYDGVQRPLNLIEDVAKSHYISRGIDVPAIDREKKWDFVPKVKAGDHVGQGDILGVVQESILVEHRVMVPIGMSGKVAKIEKGSFKVEDVIAVLENDGKKQNVTMLQRWPVRKARPVARRLPPVTPMTTGQRVIDTFFPIAMGGTACVPGPFGSGKTVVQHQLAKWAEAEIVVYVGCGERGNEMTDVLLEFPELEDPRSGHPLMKRTVLIANTSNMPVAAREASIYTGITMAEYYRDMGYSVALMADSTSRWAEALREMSGRLEEMPGEEGYPAYLGTRMASFYERAGRAVVLGKDGREASVTAIGAVSPPGGDLSEPVSQNTLRVAKVFWGLDATLAYQRHFPAIDWLMSYSLYTEKLDEFWDMKFDDEWSPLRIEAMTLLEEEDNLREIVRLVGVDALSKEERLVLETAKSLREDFLHQNAFHEIDTYASMEKQYKMLRTILLFHSIAMDALRKGATMNDVFNLPVREAIARMRYLEEKDIGRIDEIENQIKTEVAGITPVGGENDAA; encoded by the coding sequence GTGGCCGCTGAAAAGATAATTAAGGGCACTATTGAGAAGATCTCCGGCCCCCTGGTTGTGGCAAAAGGAATGTTAGGCGCCGGAATGTACGACGTGGTCAGGATAGGGGACCTCGGCCTCGTAGGCGAGATAATCGAGCTCAGAGGGGACACGGCCTCGATCCAGGCCTACGAGGAGACGTCTGGATTGATGCCGGGCGAGGTGGTAGTCAGCACCGGAGAGCCGCTCAGCGTGGAGCTCGGTCCGGGGCTCATCGAGCAGTTCTATGACGGAGTGCAGAGGCCGCTGAACCTCATAGAGGACGTGGCGAAGAGCCACTATATTTCGAGGGGAATCGACGTCCCGGCCATTGACAGGGAGAAAAAATGGGACTTCGTCCCCAAGGTCAAGGCTGGAGACCATGTGGGGCAGGGCGACATACTGGGAGTAGTGCAGGAGTCCATCCTGGTCGAGCACAGGGTGATGGTCCCGATCGGAATGAGCGGAAAAGTCGCCAAGATCGAGAAGGGGTCGTTCAAGGTCGAGGATGTCATAGCGGTGCTGGAGAACGACGGGAAGAAGCAAAACGTGACCATGCTTCAGCGCTGGCCGGTCCGCAAGGCTCGCCCCGTTGCCAGGCGTCTTCCCCCCGTAACTCCGATGACCACGGGCCAGAGGGTCATAGACACCTTCTTCCCGATAGCGATGGGCGGAACCGCCTGTGTACCCGGACCTTTCGGCTCCGGCAAGACAGTGGTGCAGCACCAGCTCGCCAAGTGGGCCGAGGCGGAGATAGTCGTCTATGTCGGCTGCGGCGAGCGAGGCAACGAGATGACGGACGTCCTCCTGGAGTTCCCGGAGCTTGAGGACCCGCGCTCGGGGCATCCGCTTATGAAACGCACGGTGCTGATAGCAAATACGTCCAACATGCCGGTGGCGGCCCGGGAAGCGAGCATCTACACCGGTATCACGATGGCGGAGTACTACCGAGACATGGGTTATTCCGTCGCCCTGATGGCCGACTCCACAAGCCGCTGGGCGGAGGCTCTGAGGGAGATGTCGGGCCGACTTGAGGAGATGCCCGGCGAGGAGGGCTACCCCGCTTACCTGGGAACCCGCATGGCCTCCTTCTACGAGAGGGCAGGCCGGGCGGTCGTGCTCGGCAAGGACGGCAGGGAGGCGTCCGTTACAGCCATAGGTGCCGTGTCGCCTCCGGGCGGAGACCTGTCCGAGCCGGTGAGTCAGAACACTCTCCGGGTCGCCAAGGTCTTCTGGGGGCTTGACGCGACCCTGGCGTACCAGCGCCACTTCCCCGCGATCGACTGGCTTATGAGCTACTCGCTGTACACGGAGAAGCTGGACGAGTTCTGGGATATGAAGTTCGACGACGAATGGAGCCCGTTGCGGATCGAGGCGATGACCCTGCTCGAGGAGGAGGACAACCTCCGAGAGATAGTCCGCCTGGTCGGAGTCGACGCCCTCTCCAAGGAGGAGAGGCTGGTCCTTGAGACAGCGAAGTCCCTTCGCGAGGACTTCCTCCACCAGAACGCATTCCACGAGATCGACACATACGCCTCCATGGAGAAGCAGTACAAGATGCTAAGGACGATCCTGCTCTTCCACAGCATAGCCATGGACGCCTTGCGGAAGGGCGCAACGATGAACGATGTGTTCAACCTTCCGGTCAGAGAGGCGATAGCAAGGATGAGGTATCTCGAGGAGAAGGACATCGGCAGGATCGATGAGATCGAGAATCAGATTAAGACTGAAGTAGCCGGGATCACTCCCGTTGGAGGTGAAAACGATGCTGCCTAA
- the rlmD gene encoding 23S rRNA (uracil(1939)-C(5))-methyltransferase RlmD, producing MAARGDVVVIRTDRISSDGSSIGRLPDGGVVFVRKALPRETVKAKIIATKKSYSTATCVDVLEPHEERTTPFCPVYDRCGACQLQHASYPLQLKLKRSILEDAFRRICKRPFPPISPCVPSPDRTGYRNKTAQPIRMYRGRATMGYYARGSHDVVPMDSCPVSGPLIDNLFARASKILPTLGLEPYDERVERGLLRHAIFRQGINSPDSLVSLVLSRHPTQEERDVLRRVLLPSLMEAVPTLRSFTLNINTAPGNVILGPETYVLHGDGLLREVLPPFAFDYDSTSFFQVNTNQARALFEHAAYTCSTGGGEEVLELFSGVGALTAFIAERCARVTSVEEWPSAVEMMRKNMERNGLSDRVEVIEGEVGCVIPSLDGGFDSVVLDPPRTGCDADVLGAIIERRPDRVVYVSCNPATLARDAALLCDGGFLIEDLTCFDMFPQTVHVETVACFKRA from the coding sequence TTGGCCGCAAGAGGGGATGTCGTGGTCATAAGAACCGACAGGATCAGCAGCGACGGGAGTTCCATCGGCCGACTGCCTGACGGTGGAGTGGTCTTTGTTCGCAAGGCTCTGCCTCGTGAGACGGTAAAAGCGAAGATCATAGCGACAAAAAAGAGCTATTCCACGGCGACGTGCGTGGACGTGCTTGAGCCGCACGAAGAGCGGACAACCCCCTTCTGCCCTGTCTACGACCGTTGCGGCGCCTGCCAGCTTCAGCATGCCTCCTACCCTCTTCAGCTCAAGCTTAAGAGGTCGATCCTAGAGGACGCCTTTCGTCGAATATGCAAAAGGCCCTTCCCCCCCATATCTCCTTGCGTCCCTAGTCCGGACCGGACGGGTTATCGCAACAAGACCGCACAGCCCATCCGGATGTATCGCGGGCGCGCGACAATGGGCTACTACGCCAGGGGGAGCCACGATGTCGTGCCGATGGATTCATGCCCGGTGTCGGGGCCACTCATAGATAACCTCTTCGCCAGGGCCTCGAAGATCCTGCCTACCCTCGGCCTCGAGCCCTACGACGAGCGCGTCGAGAGGGGCCTCCTGCGCCACGCGATCTTCCGCCAGGGCATCAACAGTCCGGATTCACTGGTCTCCCTCGTTCTGTCGAGGCATCCGACGCAGGAGGAGAGGGACGTGCTTCGGAGAGTTCTCCTGCCCTCCCTGATGGAGGCTGTCCCCACCCTGAGGAGCTTCACGTTGAACATAAACACCGCGCCGGGAAACGTGATCCTTGGCCCCGAAACGTACGTCCTCCACGGCGACGGGCTCCTCCGTGAGGTGCTTCCCCCGTTCGCGTTCGACTACGACTCCACGTCCTTTTTCCAGGTGAACACGAACCAGGCCAGGGCCCTCTTCGAACACGCGGCATACACCTGTTCAACTGGCGGGGGCGAGGAGGTCCTGGAGCTGTTCAGCGGCGTCGGCGCGCTAACTGCCTTTATCGCTGAGAGGTGCGCTCGCGTGACCTCGGTGGAGGAGTGGCCTTCGGCCGTGGAGATGATGAGGAAAAACATGGAGAGGAACGGCCTGTCGGACAGGGTGGAGGTGATAGAAGGCGAGGTCGGATGCGTCATTCCCTCCCTGGACGGCGGTTTTGACTCGGTGGTGCTGGATCCTCCGCGGACCGGCTGTGATGCGGATGTGCTCGGGGCGATAATCGAGCGACGCCCCGACAGGGTCGTGTACGTCTCTTGCAACCCCGCGACTTTGGCCCGTGACGCGGCTCTGCTTTGCGACGGTGGATTTCTGATCGAGGACCTGACATGTTTCGATATGTTTCCTCAAACAGTCCATGTCGAAACGGTGGCATGTTTCAAACGCGCTTGA
- a CDS encoding V-type ATP synthase subunit F yields MAAKISGAPMAAVGEYETVLPFQAVGVKPCIVKQEDASRVDAVLLDLARSGYAVVFVQEAFFVSHSSRIDELNDEYDTSFIPIPGLKGSMGVGIESIRKGVERAVGMDIFAVK; encoded by the coding sequence ATGGCCGCTAAAATATCAGGAGCTCCCATGGCCGCTGTCGGCGAGTACGAGACAGTCCTTCCTTTCCAGGCCGTCGGAGTGAAGCCTTGCATTGTAAAACAGGAAGACGCTTCCAGGGTCGACGCGGTCCTTCTCGATCTTGCGAGGTCGGGTTATGCCGTCGTCTTCGTCCAGGAGGCCTTTTTTGTATCTCATTCAAGCCGAATCGATGAACTGAACGACGAGTACGATACCAGCTTCATCCCGATCCCCGGTCTAAAGGGGAGCATGGGAGTCGGTATTGAATCGATCCGCAAGGGCGTCGAGCGTGCGGTCGGAATGGACATTTTCGCGGTGAAGTAA
- a CDS encoding V-type ATP synthase subunit I, with amino-acid sequence MAVEGIKKAELFVHKSDLDNVLNALQKTGSYEVVPFDSDSASEGTALIHPDLQRVESLLAEARFLLRFLEPHFNDEVSPMARALGDREALSLTEGKALEERTDMMSLSGDVRALERRLIEIRSELAQISSTEVLLSSLVNFPYPFELLTYGTERVRGVLGTMPVSKIEAWRAEVEAVLSSMGEVYTSIPDEKEQEGWVAVFYEESLAEKVAESLAKHSFSRVEVPLSLKKTVEEESAAMAERKVFLTAEEEKILKEIADIAAGHVLDIRSLSDYWTVTRDRYQALSSGATTEQVVMLRGWVPESAVPRLTKALSPFGTSVELFLFKPSPEDSPPSLLVNAPWSLPFENLTRLYGVPKYGEIDPTPLLAPFFFIFFGMCLGDAGYGVITVGLFMWFTKKFKDMPVSFKGFFQLFILSGVSTIIVGALTGSWFGDMVDAFSFLSFLRPAKDFFLILNPMDNPMSFLAISLALGVIQLFFGLFIAFYDALRKKDYMGAFADVGGWIVLLVGLLLWGGVASGFLSEGMGLVAKIVSFIGAAILVATQGRAKEGIFGKAVSGVLSLYDVTSYLGDVLSYSRLLALGLATGAVGVIINMLAGLAGDIPFIGWAIAILLVVGGHIFSLAVNLLGAFVHSLRLQYVEFFSKFYSGGGTVFSPLTYKTAFVSIKSESEE; translated from the coding sequence ATGGCAGTGGAGGGCATTAAAAAGGCCGAGTTGTTCGTTCACAAGTCTGATCTGGACAACGTGCTGAACGCACTTCAAAAGACAGGGTCGTATGAAGTTGTCCCTTTTGACAGCGACTCTGCATCTGAAGGAACCGCCCTCATCCATCCCGATCTGCAGCGAGTAGAAAGTCTGCTTGCAGAGGCCCGGTTTCTTCTTCGTTTTCTGGAACCTCATTTCAACGATGAAGTATCCCCTATGGCAAGAGCCCTCGGAGACAGGGAGGCTCTCTCCCTAACAGAAGGCAAGGCGCTGGAGGAGCGGACGGACATGATGTCCCTTTCCGGCGATGTCAGAGCCCTTGAACGTCGTCTTATAGAGATACGCTCGGAGTTGGCTCAGATCAGCTCGACGGAGGTTCTGCTGTCCTCCCTCGTGAACTTCCCCTATCCCTTCGAATTATTGACATACGGGACGGAACGCGTCCGTGGAGTTCTCGGCACTATGCCCGTGTCCAAAATCGAGGCGTGGAGGGCGGAGGTTGAAGCCGTACTGTCCTCGATGGGGGAGGTGTACACTTCCATCCCCGATGAAAAAGAGCAGGAGGGCTGGGTGGCCGTCTTCTACGAAGAATCCCTCGCCGAGAAGGTCGCGGAGTCTCTTGCGAAGCACTCCTTCAGCAGGGTCGAAGTTCCCCTTTCCTTGAAAAAAACTGTTGAAGAAGAGAGTGCCGCCATGGCCGAGAGAAAGGTGTTTCTGACGGCCGAGGAGGAGAAAATATTAAAAGAGATCGCCGACATAGCAGCCGGGCACGTCCTGGATATCAGATCCCTGAGCGACTATTGGACGGTCACGCGAGACAGGTACCAGGCTCTCTCATCGGGGGCCACCACCGAACAGGTGGTAATGCTTCGCGGATGGGTTCCGGAGTCCGCGGTCCCTCGTCTTACCAAGGCTCTCTCTCCTTTTGGAACTTCGGTGGAGCTCTTTCTGTTCAAGCCCTCCCCGGAGGACTCACCTCCTTCACTCCTGGTGAACGCCCCTTGGTCGTTGCCGTTTGAGAACCTCACGCGTCTCTACGGAGTGCCCAAGTACGGCGAGATAGATCCGACACCCCTTCTTGCCCCGTTCTTCTTCATCTTCTTCGGAATGTGCCTAGGGGATGCGGGGTATGGTGTGATAACGGTCGGTCTGTTCATGTGGTTCACCAAGAAGTTCAAAGACATGCCCGTGTCTTTCAAGGGCTTCTTCCAGCTGTTCATACTGTCCGGGGTCTCCACGATCATCGTAGGCGCTCTGACGGGAAGCTGGTTCGGCGATATGGTGGACGCATTCTCATTCCTGTCGTTCCTTCGCCCTGCGAAGGACTTCTTCCTGATCCTCAACCCGATGGACAATCCGATGAGCTTCCTCGCCATATCACTGGCGCTGGGAGTGATCCAGCTCTTTTTCGGTCTGTTCATAGCGTTTTACGACGCCCTGAGAAAGAAGGACTACATGGGTGCCTTCGCTGACGTCGGAGGATGGATCGTCCTGCTTGTCGGTCTGCTTCTGTGGGGTGGGGTTGCCAGCGGCTTCCTGTCCGAAGGGATGGGTCTGGTCGCGAAGATTGTCTCCTTCATAGGAGCGGCGATTCTCGTAGCAACCCAGGGGAGGGCCAAGGAGGGCATTTTTGGAAAGGCCGTCTCGGGAGTGCTTAGCCTGTACGACGTTACCTCGTACCTTGGAGACGTGCTAAGCTACAGTCGCCTTCTGGCTCTTGGGCTGGCAACCGGCGCGGTAGGGGTAATAATAAACATGCTGGCCGGTCTGGCCGGGGACATCCCCTTTATCGGCTGGGCCATAGCAATCCTGCTGGTGGTGGGCGGGCATATATTCAGCCTCGCGGTCAATCTGCTCGGCGCCTTCGTCCACTCCCTCAGATTGCAATATGTCGAGTTCTTCAGCAAGTTCTACTCGGGTGGAGGGACGGTCTTTTCGCCCCTGACTTACAAGACCGCCTTCGTGTCGATAAAGAGCGAATCCGAGGAATGA
- a CDS encoding 2-oxoacid:ferredoxin oxidoreductase subunit beta, with the protein MPAPEVFNWLRTRFFPHIWCPGCGHGIIMHSLLRALVNLGKNKTQTVIASGIGCSSRMAGYIDACTVHTTHGRSLAFATGIKLANPELTVVDVMGDGDCAAIGGNHFIHACRRNIDVTAIVMNNNIYGMTGGQISPTTPSGCWATTSPYGAIDPAFDICRLAEGAGATYVARSTIANPKQAEQFIQAAITNKGFSVVEILTHCHTQFGRKNNRRTPIDNVNFFKANSVPMVKAKDMSPEELAGKIVVGEFVKKKIPEYTEQYQALVKRVGGLKDGK; encoded by the coding sequence ATGCCCGCCCCTGAAGTTTTCAACTGGCTAAGAACCAGGTTTTTCCCCCATATTTGGTGCCCCGGCTGCGGACATGGAATTATTATGCACTCCCTGCTGAGGGCCCTGGTCAATCTTGGAAAGAACAAGACCCAGACGGTAATCGCTTCTGGTATCGGTTGTTCAAGCAGGATGGCAGGCTATATCGACGCCTGCACGGTTCACACCACGCACGGACGCTCCCTGGCCTTCGCCACTGGGATCAAGCTGGCCAATCCCGAGCTGACCGTGGTAGATGTAATGGGCGACGGCGACTGCGCGGCGATAGGTGGAAACCACTTCATACACGCCTGCAGGAGGAACATCGACGTCACGGCGATCGTGATGAACAACAACATCTACGGGATGACGGGCGGGCAGATCTCGCCGACGACTCCCTCCGGGTGCTGGGCTACGACCAGCCCCTATGGTGCGATAGACCCCGCCTTCGATATTTGCAGGCTGGCCGAGGGCGCCGGGGCGACCTATGTCGCAAGGTCCACCATCGCCAACCCAAAGCAGGCGGAACAGTTCATACAGGCTGCGATCACAAACAAGGGCTTCTCCGTGGTCGAGATTCTTACTCACTGTCACACCCAGTTCGGGCGGAAGAACAACCGCAGGACGCCTATCGACAACGTCAACTTCTTCAAGGCGAACTCGGTTCCCATGGTAAAGGCCAAGGACATGTCGCCCGAGGAGCTTGCCGGCAAAATCGTTGTCGGGGAGTTCGTCAAGAAAAAGATCCCCGAGTACACTGAGCAGTACCAGGCATTGGTCAAAAGGGTGGGAGGACTGAAAGATGGCAAGTAG
- a CDS encoding 2-oxoacid:ferredoxin oxidoreductase subunit gamma produces MASRYEIRFAGSGGQGIILAAVVAGEAAALFEEGLSVVQTQSYGPEARGGKSKAEVIIATEPIDYPKAMKPNLQVILTQQAAEEYAPDTLPGGRIIYDDFFVTSLPHVDANIYYLPIVRTAREKVGNEITTNMVALGAVARVLELEKIARPESVKKAILAKVPEKTKQMNSQAFDEGYAIFKNSIHL; encoded by the coding sequence ATGGCAAGTAGATATGAGATACGCTTCGCCGGCTCCGGCGGGCAGGGCATAATTCTTGCAGCGGTGGTCGCCGGGGAGGCGGCCGCCCTCTTCGAGGAAGGGCTCAGCGTGGTACAGACCCAGTCCTACGGCCCGGAGGCGAGAGGCGGCAAGTCCAAGGCGGAAGTGATCATCGCCACGGAGCCTATAGACTATCCGAAGGCGATGAAGCCGAACCTGCAGGTGATACTCACCCAACAGGCGGCAGAGGAGTACGCGCCGGACACTCTTCCCGGCGGGCGCATCATATACGACGACTTCTTCGTCACGAGCCTTCCGCACGTCGACGCGAACATCTACTACCTGCCCATAGTACGCACGGCCCGCGAGAAGGTGGGAAACGAGATAACCACTAATATGGTCGCCCTTGGAGCGGTCGCCAGGGTTCTGGAACTGGAGAAGATAGCGCGGCCGGAGTCGGTTAAGAAGGCAATCCTGGCGAAGGTGCCCGAGAAGACCAAGCAGATGAACTCGCAGGCATTCGACGAAGGGTACGCCATTTTCAAAAATAGCATCCACCTTTAG